The following proteins are co-located in the Bosea sp. AS-1 genome:
- a CDS encoding FAD-linked oxidase C-terminal domain-containing protein produces the protein MSLPAASLHETSSVAALPPLREAVEAVTQALAARFGNRLVTSLAVRQQHGHTLTWIPNQAPDAVVFPQSTEEVSEIVKLCAAHGVPVIAFGTGTSLEGHVNAPFGGVSIDMSQMKRIVAVHAEDLDVVVEPGVTRKELNEHLRDQGLMFPIDPGADASIGGMAATRASGTNAVRYGTMKDNVLSLKAVMADGSVVTTATRARKTSAGYDLTRLLVGSEGTLGIITEVTLKLHGIPEAIAAGVCPFPSVKAACDATILTIQSGLPVARIELLDDSMIRGVNLHAKLGLPETTMLFVEFHGTEAGVAEQSERFGEIAAEFGGGPFEWATKAEDRSKLWQARHDAYWAAKALRPGVDSVATDVCVPISRLAECVEETKRDIEESGLIAPIAGHVGDGNFHTQPLVDLDDPDEVARAQAFIDRLVKRALAMGGTCTGEHGVGQKKVKYLELEHGPEALAMMRTLKRALDPQNILNPGKILVL, from the coding sequence ATGAGCCTGCCCGCCGCGTCGCTTCACGAAACTTCCAGCGTTGCTGCGCTGCCGCCGTTGCGCGAGGCCGTCGAGGCCGTGACGCAGGCGCTGGCTGCCCGCTTCGGCAACCGGCTGGTCACCAGCCTGGCGGTCCGACAGCAGCACGGCCACACGCTGACCTGGATCCCGAACCAGGCGCCGGACGCGGTGGTGTTTCCGCAGAGCACGGAAGAGGTCTCCGAGATCGTGAAGCTCTGCGCCGCGCATGGCGTGCCGGTCATCGCCTTCGGCACCGGCACCTCGCTCGAGGGTCATGTCAACGCGCCCTTCGGCGGCGTCTCGATCGACATGTCGCAGATGAAGCGGATCGTCGCCGTCCACGCCGAGGATCTCGACGTGGTGGTGGAGCCCGGCGTCACCCGCAAGGAGCTCAACGAACATCTGCGCGACCAGGGACTGATGTTCCCGATCGATCCGGGCGCCGATGCCTCGATCGGCGGCATGGCGGCGACGCGGGCCTCGGGCACCAATGCCGTGCGCTACGGCACGATGAAGGACAATGTGCTGTCGCTGAAGGCAGTAATGGCGGACGGCTCGGTCGTCACCACCGCGACTCGCGCCCGCAAGACCTCGGCCGGCTACGACCTCACGCGCCTCCTGGTCGGTTCGGAAGGCACCCTCGGCATCATCACAGAGGTCACGCTGAAGCTGCACGGCATTCCGGAGGCGATCGCCGCCGGCGTTTGCCCCTTCCCCTCGGTGAAGGCGGCCTGCGACGCAACGATCCTGACGATCCAGAGCGGGCTGCCGGTCGCGCGCATCGAGCTGCTCGACGATTCGATGATCCGGGGCGTCAACCTGCACGCCAAGCTCGGCCTGCCGGAGACGACGATGCTGTTCGTCGAGTTCCATGGCACCGAGGCTGGTGTCGCCGAGCAGTCGGAACGTTTCGGAGAGATCGCGGCCGAATTCGGCGGCGGCCCGTTCGAATGGGCGACCAAGGCCGAGGATCGCTCTAAGCTCTGGCAGGCGCGCCACGACGCCTATTGGGCGGCGAAGGCGCTCCGGCCCGGCGTCGACTCGGTCGCGACCGACGTCTGCGTGCCGATCTCGCGGCTGGCCGAATGCGTCGAGGAGACCAAGCGCGACATCGAGGAAAGCGGGCTGATCGCACCGATCGCCGGCCATGTCGGCGATGGCAATTTCCACACGCAGCCCCTCGTCGACCTGGATGACCCAGACGAGGTGGCGCGGGCTCAGGCCTTCATCGACCGGCTGGTGAAGCGGGCGCTCGCCATGGGCGGCACTTGCACCGGCGAGCACGGCGTCGGCCAGAAGAAGGTGAAATATCTCGAGCTCGAGCATGGGCCGGAGGCGCTGGCGATGATGCGCACGCTGAAGCGGGCGCTCGACCCGCAGAACATCCTCAATCCGGGCAAAATCCTCGTTCTGTGA